A single window of Eucalyptus grandis isolate ANBG69807.140 chromosome 1, ASM1654582v1, whole genome shotgun sequence DNA harbors:
- the LOC104435030 gene encoding LOW QUALITY PROTEIN: tyrosine-protein phosphatase DSP1 (The sequence of the model RefSeq protein was modified relative to this genomic sequence to represent the inferred CDS: deleted 1 base in 1 codon), with protein sequence MKVDRTAGRDGADADAEAMCKKIEVALLDQRDSAPPPPPRRRRRPGRRGEEVHFTPPLNFAMVDNGIFRSGFPDCANFAFLQTLGLRSIICLCPEPYPEANMEFLKSSGIKLFQFGIEGYKEPFVYIPEETIREALKVLLDVRNHPVLIHCKRGKHRTGCLVGCLRKLQRWCLSSIFDEYQRFAAAKARVSDQRFMELFDISSLKNAPLTFSFSKRISSQS encoded by the exons ATGAAAGTGGACAGGACGGCCGGGCGGGACggcgccgacgccgacgccgaagCCATGTGCAAGAAGATCGAGGTGGCCCTCCTCGACCAACGCGAC TCTgccccgccgccaccgccgcggcgccggcgccggccggGGCGCCGGGGGGAGGAGGTCCACTTCACGCCGCCGCTCAACTTCGCGATGGTCGACAATGGCATCTTCCGCTCCGGCTTCCCCGACTGCGCCAACTTCGCCTTCCTCCAAACCCTAGGCCTCCGCTCCATCAT TTGCCTGTGCCCGGAGCCGTATCCGGAGGCGAACATGGAGTTCCTCAAGTCCAGCGGGATCAAGCTTTTCCAATTCGGAATCGAGGGATATAAG GAACCCTTTGTATATATCCCGGAGGAGACAATTCGTGAGGCATTGAAGGTTCTACTTG ATGTAAGGAATCATCCTGTTCTAATTCACTGTAAGAGAGGAAAG CACCGTACGGGCTGTCTGGTGGGCTGCTTGAGGAAATTGCAGAGGTGGTGTCTTTCATCCATATTCGACGAGTATCAGCGCTTTGCAGCAGCGAAAGCAAGAGTTTCAGATCAAAGGTTCATGGAGTTATTTGATATTTCTAGCTTGAAGAATGCACCATTGACATTTTCATTCTCAAAGAGGATCTCCTCGCAGTCTTAA